The region GGAGTGGCCACCGAGGCCTGGACCCTGGCACAGAGAGCCTTGACTTTGTCAAAGCTCATCTTTTCACCACTGCTCAAGAAGAGCTTCTTCCCAACCTTTTTCACCAGAGAGAAGTAAAGCCCTAAAATGTGAAAAAGTAGATAACAATGGCTGGTCTTTTAACTGACACTAATTTATGCCTCTGAGTAAATCCTTCCAGAGTAGAGTCGCTGAAGTATACTATGTCCTGTTCAATTTCAATTTCAGATAAACAGTGATGTCTTTCATACTGGCAAACCTCATGTAACACCACAACAAACAAACTTCCTTTCTCCTTGCAATTCTAATTTAGCTGGtctatttatttgttaaatttgGCAACCTTATGATATACCAGCAGAAAGCATTTGGTCCTTTTGGATTAGAATTCCAAAGcatattgatttttaattttcttatatagTTACTTTGAGAATGAGGAAAAATGTGTATGAAGTTTACAACAAGTGAGAAGGGAAAAGTTTGGTTCTATTGCCAGGTTACACAACCAGCATAAGAAAGTGGCACGGGTTCCATTTTCTGGGAACAGACAATGGATTGGATCAGTATTGGATCAGTGTCTGATTTCAATTTATAATCTGGTTATAACATTTGTTAGGTCTACACATTTGAGCAAGTACTTTAAATTTGCTTCCATTTTTACAAGAAGCTTGTGAATATATCATGAGATGAGACAGTGAGAAGTACCGACCCAGGTAGAAAATAGATCAGGTAGATATAAtcaatgaacatttttctttctctaaatgtTAAACTacctgaaaaaaagagaaaaaacttacAGTTTTTGATACGTTCCAATTCTGATCGCAGACTTGCTATTTCTGAATCAGTTGAACTAGGAGCACATTCTAGAAAATTCAACAGAGTAAGGTACGTTAGTGAAAAGTGGTTCACCAAACTATGTATATAGCAGTGTGGAAATCTTTTTCAAAtacaagaagatttttttttttgtttttacattgattgttacattttgaagaaaaatgaaagtactAAGAACCACAACTAGTGAAAGGATTCAACTCAGCTCAAACTGTCAGTTTTCATCTGTTGGCATAACCGAAGACTTTTTACATTCACTTGCACTTGACATATACACGTGCCCCCTGCTTTCCTAGTGTTGTAACAATCTGTACATAgagttcttccatttttttttcattcatgaatTGCACTACCAAGCCTAAAAATAAATCTCTGGAAGTATTATTATGAGCTAGTAAACATTGACTAAGGTATTGGGAAGattgtttttcttcacttttatttttgatgcCTATTGTTCTctcaaatttgtttttttctgaaacaaagcAACCACAATTTTTGTGAGTTGACCCACTGTTCACATGGAGAGGACCAGAGGCCTTACAAATAGTTCATCTGCTCTCATTGAGAAATGGTCTCTTTCATATGAGCTggaattttgaatttttatgaTCAGTTCAATATgacagaaatgtgtgtgtgtgtgtgctctgctTTTTACTCGGAAATTCTATAACCATTACTATGAGAACAAGCACGGAGGAGCCTGTCAGATGAGACATCGGTCACTCAGTGACCTTCATTTCTCCAACTGATTTCCAAACAACAGTGAAACATGTGATTGAGACCTTGGCCACTGGTAAAGCACAGACTTTAGTCCAGTTAAATCAAAATATTTGTGATTTACTCAGAACTATGTTAAATAAATGCCCGTATGTTTAAACCACAATgttttggattgatttttttaacaAGTTAAATTTAACTAATATACCATCCATATGAATGCTTTGGTGGGGGGAGACATAATATGCCTCCATGTACATGTATTgtattcttcctttatttcttttctcttttggcagTACTTGGACTTAAACTGTGGGCCTCAAGCCTTCCTTCCTTGCTAGCTTATCTGGTACTCttgaactacttgagccacgtaTCTTGctggggtttttggtggttatatTGGAGATCATGTTTCACCGACCTTTCTCCCTGAGTTTGATTCTAACCAGCAATCTTCATTTATTAATATTCTAGGCATCTAGgactatgggcatgagccaccagagcctggtctTTCCGTGGAACCAGAGAATCAGATGAAGGAGAAGCTGGGGCTACTATTCTGTAGAGGGTCTGTGAATCCATACTAAGACCTCTTGAGCCCCTAGATAACCACACTGGGCTGAGGACTTTGTATCCAAAGGCAGAGGGAAGCCTTTTCTCATAAAACCCTAGGATTGATTAAAAAGACAGCCTTTATTCCAGAACCTCGAGTGACTCCATCTCTACCCGCGGTGAGACAATCTGCTTACCTATGGTTTTTCCAGGGTCTCCTTTTGGACCCTtggctcctggggctcctggggctcctggagCTCCTGGAGGTCCCATCTTTCCAGGAGGGCCCTGTGAGCCTCTCAAACCTTCACCTGTTGGAAGCAAAAGGAAACTTGATTCTGTATCTGTGCTTacagtctttctctctgtctttgtctcttccttcgtctctctctctctttctctctctctctgcccccacccccacccctcccaagaACTTAATGCCTATTTGCTTTCCAGAAATCATCCACATAGACGCCTGCCCAAACTCAGCCACTGCTCCCAATGACCCAGAGAAGAAAGAATCATTCTGGTTTCCATGAGACAAGTTTCCCCCAGAGCTGCTTCACTGGCAGGCTGAGCCCACCCTGTCAATCCACTTCTGTGGGGAAATTTGGGAAGCCAGGGAAACGCCAGGTAGCTTTTTATTTTGAGTTATGATATGATaacgacagaaaaaaaaatacagagaagtCTCCTGTGGAAAGTGAAGAGTCTCAGAGGCAGAAGAGCCCATCCCAGCGAATACCtggttctcctttctctcccttggcGCCATCACGGCCATCTTTGCCCGGAAAGCCGTTCAGACCTGGACAACAGGCAATCGCAGGGCAGGTCTTTTGGACATCTTCAGAGGTGACAGTTTCTGAATCAGTTACTTGTATCACActcaagagaagaagaaggacaaATAGAAACGGGGGCATAGCCCTCAGCTTGCCGTGAAGAACGTCAGGAAAGATGGTCCTCCCGTTCTGTCAATCAACACATCATTAAGAAACATACCCTCGTCCCTGTAACTCCAACACAGCCCCTATATACATAGTGACCCATTCGCCATTATTTAGAAAAGCCACCCTAACCTGTGAAGCTATGGGATTGATAGGTGAACAAAAGTAAGCAACGTAGGTAGCATTCAGTAGGGGCCCCATGCGAGTGGTCTCTGTTTTGCAGGCGCTGTTCATGGGGCTCAGAGCCCTTGCGCATCTGCTTCCACCATATTACCTGCTCACAAACTGGCCTGTTGGTTTAAGAGGTGGGAATGAGTGCAGACCCCAATGGCTGAGGTGAGTGCAGCTCCCTCTTTTCTACTTCACTTTTGTGCTCATTTGCAACCcacatccgtgtgtgtgtgtgtacgtatgtatatatTGCTCAGCTTCAGATGCTAAACCatatccagaaagaaaaaagcagattaAGTCATTTGATGCTCACTACATCGGCCCAGAATAAACCTGACTATGCGTCCTTTGGTGTTTTATTTGGAAAACAGGCTTGCCTCCATAGGGAAAGAATTTCTCTCTGACATTTCTCACTACCATGGTTTTGGCCTTGTGTTCCATATACCCTTCTCTACTGGTATCTTTTACAGTTAGAAACCCCATACTACGGGCATTGAAACAACTTGTaacaattttctctcttttctaaatCTGCATATTTTATCTGCCCCTTGAAGCTTTCTTCCATTGCTTCTGTCCCCTTGAAAACCTTAGCAGCCCGCCCCCTAGGTCTCTTGTGAGTGTCTTTTCACCACTAAGGCAGTCTCCTTTGCAAACAGCCAAGTCATTAGGAATATGCTCCCACATCCTAGAATCAGCAGAGTCATGGCCACCCCTAATATGATTTCTGCCTGCTCTCTGCCGATCCACCCACAGAAAGCCTCTTCCGAGTCTCCAATCTAGACTCTTGGATTGGAATACAAGTCCAGTCAAGAGTAATCACTTACAGGATGTGTGTACAGCAAGCAAGGATTCTGTATCAGTGATGCTAGTTCTCCAGCCTGCAGCTCTGGAAATGCTTCAGAATGAGGACGGAGGTTGGCTGCAGCAGCAGTCCACCTTTTGAAAAGAGATAGCCAGAGCCTGGCCTTCAACCCCAGATTAATAAACAACTCCTTTTTTCAAGGATGACACAATGCTCTTCTTAGGAAAATTTCATAGGAGTCTCCAGCATAGTGCACGATGGCTCTCTACTGTAATGCAGCACTGTTTTCTTCTGTTGCAACCACGTTGCCAAAGCTCCATAATAAGTAGTTTCACGTGGTTAGTCATGAAGATCTTGTTGCTAATAGAGATATACACAGACACCCAGAAATACACACAGATATTCATATCCACCCACCATACACACAAACAAGCACTCGAGAACACACTCACCCATCTGTAAAGGTGTCACAGAACTCTGCTATTAGCATACGAAGACAACTCCTGCCTCAGACTGTTCGCTTGACAACTAGCTTCCTGTCTTTCTGCACATAACCCTTCAGTGCATTTCTGgctgtttattttctctctttctctcttgtattCAAATATTCCTGTTTCAGAGAAATCTGTTTAACCATATTTAAAATAGTGCTACCTAGCAACATGGTCCTCATAGGttagaatattttattcatattaactACATTGCACCATATGATAggcatttacttatatttttgtgATAAAGTATACATCTTATATAGTTTTCCCCTCTGACCATTATTCAATGTACAATtcaacttgaggggatgggtgtgaTTAGGACAGATGAAGAACAgatgaaggggtgatattgattagGATTGTACTCCTAAATTGGAAAGTTGAACTGAAACtcttttgttcaactacttaaaataaaattttaaaactgaaaaataattacaCTTCAGCATCAGGAGGAACATCCATGTTGTCTGTCTCCAGCAGTGTTTCCAGAACtgaatctctccctctctctgtctctgtctctgtttctctgtctctctgtctctcaaagtAGTAGATGAGGggaaagtagctgggattaggttGATGACACTAGGTGAAGAAGAGGGACACCTTTGAGAAGCATGCAGAAGTTACAAAGGACTAAGTTTGAGAATTGCTTGGCTATGTGCTGGTGAAATAAGAAACTATGATAGGTACACGACTTTCAGACTTGAACATCTAAAGTTCATTCAATTAAGACCAGAATcaatggcaaaagaaaatccGCTGGGAAAAGCAAGCAATGGGCATCTCATTGGTCAATGTCTGAATCATGTTTTAGTGGTCAATAGTCACAATATGAAAGAGATGCAAAGCTACATATAGGAAGCAGAATTTGCTCAGCTCTGAACATTTCCAACATACCTACTTTACTGTAGTAGTCCACTTTCTACTACCATAAAGGAACAATTGAAATAATTAGCTTACAAAGAGGAAaaaggtttatttgggctcacagttttagaggttTCAATGGTGACAAAGGAATACATCATGGCATAAGCCAGTGGCAGAGAAAGTCTGTTCAACACAATCAATCCCAGTAGTGAaatagagagagacaggaaaagaTCAAGGTCTCACTGTCATTTGTAGGGACACACTTCCAGTGATCTAAACCCCTTCCCCAGTCTTCCctctgaaagactccatctctcAGTACCGTGGGCTGAGGACTAAGCCTTAACACAGGTTGGGAACAAAACTTTAACAGATAGGCCTTTGGGGGCCATTCATGATCTAAACGATAGCAGCTGTCATGAAAATACAATTTCGTCTGGGGGTTATGAAGACCTATCATGAGAGTTCCAAAGAGAGGCTGAGGCCTATTTGGTGTGCCAGACACCAGAAGAGTATGGATGAGGTGTCCCTTTAGGATCCTTACAACTGGACTGTCCTTGTCTTGTGAAGGTCTCTTTACTTCCAGCTGATATCTGCTTTGTACCCTGAGGAAATGTCTAAGATAATATAGGGCCtcaaagtacaaaaacaaaaattaaaaaagagtgaTGGCTATCAGGTCACAGATTAGGGGAAAAAGAAGTAGCAAGTATCTTGATTATCTCTTTTTACCACTTTTCCTAGGCAGAGTTTTACCCAGCTCCTGCTTCAGTGGCAGGAGGAAAGGTGAGGTAGACCATATTATGTCCTGCAGCAGGTGCTGGCTTTGTTCACAATATTTGCTTTCCTTGTGTACTAAGTCCAGAGTTCAGTAAACTGCCTTCTAGTCTGACCCTGAGGATTCCTGGAACTAGGGATGAGAGGAGGTGGGCATGGGAAGTGAGCCAACAGTGAATCCACAGATTTGATTGATGCTCAGCTATGAATAACTTCCTTCTCTCCAGGCGCCTATGGATCTGTCCCAACATAGTATATCCTGTTTGGCAGACCATTCTCCCTTATTCCTACCCTGGTCCCTTTTTGGAGCTGTTCTGGATTTTAGGTAGCTTTCAACATTGCATAAATCCAGCAGCCCCACCAGAAATCCAGACTCCCAAGAAGCTGAAGAAAAAAGGCCTTGTAACTTCAGCCAAGTTCTCCTTTGTTTGTATCAACTCTTTTGTCTTGACTGTAGAGTGCTGGGCTTCATTGGGTTTACCTAAGTGCTGAGTGCATGACCCCGCTCACAAAGGCAGCTGCTTAACATCAGCATTGCCCTCTCTAGGACGATGGGACAGTAGTCTCATAACTTTGGAAGCCATGTTCCAAATGGCTCCAACTGGGAGACACTCCTAGTTATTCTGAGTCAGAAGGCTTCATTTAGGGTCCCTGTGAGTTTACACCAACCACATCTCTGACTGCACCTGAGGTTTTGCATCTAGAGAAAAAGATAGGGAGGCCCAATCTCTTTTCTCTGGGGTGGATGTCAGTAAGAAAAACAAAGGCAGGAGCTGGAGGTGTCATTGAGTTCCAGAAGGAACATGCTTCTAGTCAAATgaagttggttgttgttgttgtagttgttgttattattaggcTCCTGGGGAAACAGGAAGAAGCCCAGGAACTCACAGGCCAGAGCAAGGTATCAGGGCTGGAGGCACTGATTACTCTGATCTAGTTTTGCAGGATGGCTGGGGTGAGGCCAGGCCACTACCAAAAGCTCTCTGACCCTGGCCATCCACACACATCCCTCCTGGGCACGAGATGGTTTTCTCCCATCATAAGACACCAGGAACAGTAGAACCCCTTGTTTTGTGACTTTCTCTTGCACCTACTATTGAAACCATTGGAAAAAATAACTGTGTTTTCCCCATATATATAGATATCATGCCATAAATAGAAGGGTATCCAATATGTCATATGTAGAAGGGTGAATTTAGAGCAGCTGAGTGCACGTGAAGGGCACCATTTCCCTGCAGGTGCCTTCTGACTGCACCAGGGATTCCTCCAGCTGGGCCTCATGAGAAAGGCTGAGGGGTGAATGCAAAGGATTGACCTGGCTACTGCTGGGCTCTGAGGTTGCTGCCAGGTTAATTCTTCCTCTCCCAAACCAGCTCTGAGATCAGCCCAGTTTTAAAAGacactctttctttttgttgttgttgtttttaatagtaattacttatttattgtcaaagtggtgttcagaggggttacagtacatacatcaggccatgggtacatttcttgtactgtttgttacttcctccctcattccccctcccccctcctcttttccctctcccccatgagttgttcagttggtttacaccaaatggttttgcaagtattgcttttggagttgtttgtctaaAAGACACTCTTGAATCACAGGAAACTCAGCTGAACTCCAGCAGCACTCCTTGGGAACCAAAAAGTCATGGGTGTAGCTGTCctggacagaaaggaaaaggcacAAATGACTGAGGGTGGAGTTTCAGGGTGTTGAGGGGAAAGTTGAGGGAGCTGTTCTCTGGCAGGAAGGCCTAGAGTAGCTTGGCTCCACAGTGCTAAGCTGGACACTAGCTGCCTCTCACACTGAATGCTCACCACCAGGCCTCaaacagaaggaagggagggcaaaGTGTCAAGGGCAGGAAAGAACCCCAAATCCAATCCTCCTTTGCCACCTGAGAATTGTGACGTTGGTAGCGGTTTTCACCTTTGCCAACCCCTCAGGTGTTTGCCAGTGAAGGAGAGTATTGAGAAATTGGAAATGTGTCTTGAGGGCTGACTGCTCCTTTATTCTCTTGTGGAGAATCACGCTTGTGGGTAAAAAGAAAGGATGGCTTTCTGGCATCGATAAGGTTCAACAAAGTCCTCAAATAACCACATTGGACAGGTCCAGGAACAGTTGCCCTGAGTGGATCTCTCTGTGTAGAGTGATAAAAGGCTTTAGTGTTTGGaactagttttctttctttcttttttgtatttctaatgcttttttaaaatttttctttagtaCCAGTTTGTATTATACCATTTGGACCTAGTTTTCTCCAGGGCCCATAGCCAGGCTTGAGTGCAACTTGTGCACTTagcaccagaaaccagaagcctTTACTTGAGGGAAACACATTTTCTGTGTACCAGAGGAAAGAGTGGGTTAGTACTGTCATCTACTGGCACTATTTAAAACTGCAATCAGCTAAGAAATGGCTCTTAGCCATCAAACCCAacccatgttctttttttttttttttttttttcagggtggtGGAGTGGTCAgtaatggaatttgaactcagggcccaggtactgtacctgagctgttctgctcaaggatagtgctctatttctttgagccacagtgctacttgcagttttctggtggttaattggagataagagtctcacagggacttttaaacctgggctggcttcaacacatgttccccagatctcagcctcctgagtaggtaggattataggcatgagccaacagtacctCATCAAACCCATGTTCTATGCTACTTGTACAGATAACTTTCTGGAGATTGCTATGTGTCAATATCTGGGACAAGAACTAGAGTGACCAAGGAGAACATATCTTCCTTTGTAAGATTATGGTCTAATGGAGAAAGCACACACAAATTTATATTAGCATAATTTAATTAACTAGGCCTAAACACATAGCAACATGGAAAATATTCAAGGATTGTACAGTGCAGGAATGTATGTCTGAATGTGTGACCAGGAAAATTCTCAGAGAAGCACTGTGAATGCCAGATGTAGAAAAGACCTGACAATTTGAAAGACTAAATTTAGACCTGGATCTCTTGAAACTCTCAAGGTTCTTGGCATCAGGAATTTAGAAACTGTTACCTTTCCTGCCATATATCCTCATGTGTCCACTCTGTCATTCCACGATGGTTGTGTTCTGTACAGGATTCTCCATGGTCTGAAATCTGCTCTTTGGGCTGCAGGTTCCTTGACCTAAATTTTTACTTTGAACCCTGAGTTCTTGGTGTAGGCTGTGGACCTTTTTGGGACATTCTGAACTAAGATTGTCTGTCCTAGACAAGTTCTCTGACATACTGACTAAGTGTAGGAGATCAGAGCACATAGTCTGGTTTCTAATCTGACTCCAGGGATCAAACTCCAGAGCATCGATCTAAGCTCTGGCCAATGGGAATTGGGTGAACTTTGGGCTGTTTTGATGATCTTGGATGAACTCTGGGCTGAGATGTTGGATATAAGATTAGTCttcatggtgctgggaatgtggcttagtggtagactgcttgcctagcatacatgaagccctgggttcaattccttagtacagtataaacagaaaaagccagaagtgctggtgtggctcatgtggtagtgctagctttgagcaaaagaagctcagggatagtgcccaggctctgatttcaagccccaggacccacagtaaaaggaaagcaaaggaagggaaaggaaggggaagggaaggaaagggaagggaagggaagggaagggaagggaagggaagggaagggaagggaagggaagggaagggaagggaagggaagggaaggggaaaaaaagagaaaagattagtCTTCAGCATTTCACATCCCAAATGGTATTTGATGTTTTCAAGCCACTGGGAATAAAGGTCCATATCTTCATTTCCCAGATTAAGAAGAAACCATGAGTGCTCATCATGGCTTATAGTGATGAGTAAAAAATGTGCTAATGCCAATGCCTTGTTAATCTGTGGAGGTAAACAATTGGAGAACCACAAAAAAGCTTTCAAGagaacttttatttttgcttttttttccacaTGAGAACTAAAAATTCACAATTTGCTGAGAGCAGGGGAGGCTGAACAAAAGCCCATTATCAACACATAGGAGGTCAAAAGTCTGAGACAGAGACCAAGATAAACTGAATTtcaactctaattttttttttcttttttttcttttttgccagtcctgggccttgaactcagtgcctgagcactgtccctggcttctttttgttcaaagctagcactctgccacttgagccacagcaccacttctggccatttttttgcaTATGccgtgctagggaattgaacccaggacttcgtgtatacgaggcaatcactcttgcactaggccatattcccagcccctcaactctaATTTCTGAAAGTGGTTCCCCTTATACCTGTGCATCTCAGTAGAACATGTGTTCCTGGATGCTGCTGCCTCTGAGAAAGGAGGGGCCACACCCCTCGGCTCAGCTTCTATGCGGTTATGCATCTCTACTTTggttttcaggggaaaaaaaaaaaaaagaaagaaaaaaaggaaagcatttgTCTCAATATGTTGCTGGAGCCTCAAGCCATAATGCCTGGTTCTAGGTTAGAATTTGCACCCACATGAAGAGAAACCAATATAGTACATAAATGGAAACAGGAATTTGTTTACAGTTTTTGCCAGCACTGAGGCGATATTGTCAATTTTTCTCATTCTTGCCCATAGCGATGTTACAAgtttgagagaagaaaaatgaagtcagGAATGACACATATGGATGTTGTTTTCCTCATAGAAGTTGAGCATCTTCTAGCCACAAGACTACTGGGTGGCCCATCTTCCCTCCAGCATGACATTTCCTGGAGGGGTCTTCATTCCTAGGAGCCCATCAGCTGCAGCTGATTTAAAGAATGGCCCTCTACACCAGCGTAGCTCTTTAACAGAATCATTGGCCTTGAcacaatttctttttcctcttttggttATGGTGAACTGAAAGCCTAAGATCAAGGCCATGACAGAACTGGTGTCTGTTGTGGATTTTTGTTCTGTATGC is a window of Perognathus longimembris pacificus isolate PPM17 chromosome 2, ASM2315922v1, whole genome shotgun sequence DNA encoding:
- the Mbl2 gene encoding mannose-binding protein C, encoding MPPFLFVLLLLLSVIQVTDSETVTSEDVQKTCPAIACCPGLNGFPGKDGRDGAKGEKGEPGEGLRGSQGPPGKMGPPGAPGAPGAPGAKGPKGDPGKTIECAPSSTDSEIASLRSELERIKNWLYFSLVKKVGKKLFLSSGEKMSFDKVKALCARVQASVATPRNAEENQAIRSTTTEAAFLGITDEVNEGQFVDMKGASLSYTNWNEYEPNNANPGEDCVVILSDGKWNDIPCSRSFMAVCEFTV